A region of Takifugu flavidus isolate HTHZ2018 chromosome 2, ASM371156v2, whole genome shotgun sequence DNA encodes the following proteins:
- the pdpr gene encoding pyruvate dehydrogenase phosphatase regulatory subunit, mitochondrial gives MCSCVRSSRALSPALLPRLLLSQSGFRLADRGLRTSSRCLTSSGDSQPLPLPGQARVVICGGGIVGTSVAYHLAKLGWTDIVLLEQGRLGAGTTRMCAGIVTVAKPLSIECQMANYSNSLYEQLEEETGVKTGYVKTGSLCLAQNQDRFLSLKRLASRLKVMGISCSIIKPKDVAKLHPFLNIHDLVGALHLPEDAVVSPSDVNHALAVAAAGRGVQILERTSVQQVLVEKGQVMAVETDRGSIECEYFVNCAGQWGYELGQASEMKVSVPLHGCEHFYLITKPFQEPLSPNTPVVIDMDGRIYVRPWQGGLLSGGFEKNPKPIFTEGRNQLEIQNMQEDWDHFEPMLSSLLRRMPALESAEIHQLVNCPESFTPDMRCLMGETPGVSGYYVLAGMNSSGLAFAGGASKYLAEWMTYGYPTANVWPLDIKRFGNLQSSRTFLRHRVMEVVPLLYELKVPRWDFQTGRQLRTSPLYDRLDTQGARWMEKHGFERPKYFVPPGKDLLALDQSKTFYKPDWFDIVGAEVKCCKEAVCVIDMSSFTKFELTATGNQALELLQHLCANDLDVPVGHIVHTGMLNQRGGYENDCSVVRLSKNNFFIVSPTDQQVHCWSWIKKHMPNDPHLHLEDVSWKYTALNLIGPRAMDVLAELSYVSMTPDHFPSMFCKEMSVGYANGIRVMSMTHTGEPGFMLYIPIEYALHVYNEVMSVGQKYGIRNAGYYALRSLRIEKFFAFWGQDLDPFTTPLECGREFRVKFDKDTDFLGRDALLQQRQDGVSRRFVMLVLDDHDTELDLWPWWGEPIYCNGQLAGTTTSSAYSYTLERHVCLGYVSPPTGPDGLPTPITPDFINRGDYEVDIAGQRYPAKAKLYPFSTLLSQQKRRKEDMELSNLHRE, from the exons ATGTGCAGCTGTGTGCGGAGCTCCAGGGCTCTGtcccctgccctcctccccaGACTGCTGCTTTCTCAGTCGGGCTTCAGACTGGCCGACAGGGGCTTGAGGACCTCTTCTCGTTGTCTGACATCCAGCGGGGACTCTCAGCCGCTCCCCCTGCCCGGCCAGGCCCGTGTGGTGATCTGTGGAGGAGGCATCGTCGGGACATCGGTAGCCTACCACCTGGCAAAGCTGGGCTGGACCGACATCGTGCTGCTGGAGCAGGGCAG ACTCGGGGCTGGAACAACCAGAATGTGTGCAGGCATCGTCACGGTGGCCAAACCTCTTTCCATTGAGTGTCAGATGGCAAACTACTCCAATAGTCTTTAtgagcagctggaagaggagaCTGGGGTCAAAACAG GTTATGTGAAAACGGGGTCACTGTGTCTGGCCCAAAATCAGGATCGCTTCCTCTCTCTAAAACGTTTGGCGTCCCGGTTAAA GGTGATGGGaatcagctgcagcatcatcaaGCCAAAAGATGTGGCCAAACTTCACCCCTTTCTCAATATTCATGATCTGGTGGGGGCACTGCACCTTCCTGAAGATGCTGTTGTCTCTCCATCAGATGTGAACCACGCCctggctgtggctgctgctggacgaG GTGTTCAGATCCTCGAGAGAACCAGtgttcagcaggttctggtcgAGAAGGGTCAGGTAATGGCGGTGGAGACGGATCGTGGATCCATTGAGTGTGAATATTTCGTCAACTGTGCTGGACAG TGGGGTTATGAGCTGGGCCAGGCGAGTGAGATGAAGGTTTCTGTTCCTCTTCATGGCTGCGAACACTTCTACCTCATCACTAAGCCTTTTCAGGAGCCTCTTTCGCCCAACACTCCAG TTGTGATTGATATGGATGGCAGGATATATGTGAGGCCCTGGCAGGGAGGCCTGCTATCAGGGGGGTTTGAAAAGAACCCCAAACCCATCTTCACTGAAGGCCGCAACCAGCTGGAGATCCAGAACATGCAGGAGGACTGGGATCACTTTG AACCAATGCTGAGTTCTCTGCTGCGGAGAATGCCTGCTCTAGAATCAGCTGAGATTCATCAGCTGGTCAACTGTCCAGAGTCCTTCACCCCTGACATGCGCTGCCTGATGGGCGAGACCCCGGGGGTGTCTGGGTACTACGTGTTGGCAGGGATGAATTCCTCTGGCCTGGCCTTTGCTGGGGGAGCCAGCAA GTATTTGGCTGAGTGGATGACGTACGGCTATCCTACCGCCAACGTGTGGCCACTGGACATCAAACGCTTCGGCAACCTACAGAGCAGTCGAACCTTCCTGCGACACAGAGTAATGGAAGTCGTGC CTCTGCTGTATGAACTGAAGGTTCCTCGCTGGGACTTCCAGACTGGGCGTCAACTGCGGACCAGTCCTCTGTATGACCGCCTGGACACGCAGGGAGCTCGCTGGATGGAAAAACACGGGTTTGAGAGGCCCAAATACTTTGTTCCTCCAGGGAAAG ATCTGCTGGCTCTGGATCAGAGCAAGACCTTCTATAAACCGGACTGGTTTGACATCGTCGGGGCAGAGGTGAAGTGCTGTAAGGAGGCCGTCTGTGTCATTGACATGTCCTCCTTCACCAAGTTTGAATTGACT GCAACCGGGAACCAggccctggagctgctgcaacaTCTGTGCGCTAACGATTTGGACGTTCCTGTCGGGCACATCGTCCACACTGGCATGTTAAATCAGAGGGGTGGGTATGAAAATGACTGCAGCGTGGTACGACTCAGCAAGAACAA CTTCTTCATTGTATCTCCCACGGACCAGCAGGTCCACTGCTGGTCCTGGATTAAGAAACACATGCCCAATGACCCACACCTCCACCTAGAGGACGTAAGCTGGAAATACACCG CTTTGAATCTGATCGGACCCCGTGCAATGGATGTTCTGGCTGAGCTGTCATACGTATCCATGACGCCCGACCATTTCCCATCCATGTTCTGTAAG gagaTGAGTGTGGGCTATGCCAATGGGATCAGAGTGATGAGTATGACCCACACGGGGGAACCAGGTTTCATGCTCTACATACCAATAGAG TATGCGCTACATGTGTACAATGAAGTGATGTCGGTGGGTCAGAAGTATGGGATCCGTAATGCTGGCTATTATGCCCTCCGCAGCCTACGCATAGAGAAATTCTTTGCCTTCTGGGGTCAGGATCTTGACCCCTTCACCACACCGCTGGAATGCGGACGAGAATTCAGGGTTAAGTTTGACAAG GACACAGACTTCCTTGGTCGCGACGCCTTGCTTCAGCAGCGCCAGGACGGCGTGTCTCGGAGATTTGTCATGCTGGTCCTCGATGACCATGACACCGAACTCGACCTGTGGCCGTGGTGGGGCGAACCCATCTATTGCAATGGTCAGCTAGCCGGGACGACCACCAGCAGCGCCTACAGCTACACTCTTGAGCGTCATGTCTGCCTTGGCTATGTGTCTCCTCCTACGGGTCCAGATGGGCTTCCCACACCGATCACTCCTGACTTCATCAACCGTGGCGACTATGAGGTAGACATCGCTGGTCAACGATACCCAGCCAAGGCCAAACTGTACCCCTTCAGCACCCTGTTATCCCAACAAAAACGCCGCAAAGAAGACATGGAGCTCAGCAACCTCCACAGGGAGTGA
- the mrps11 gene encoding 28S ribosomal protein S11, mitochondrial, whose product MYTLNCTLINSVSNVCRQLTASLKTNGICATSALQRTLSSSAVRLHDTKEYATTSVESSTFSQLPPLPGQDSPLRWAGKSFEELPIAHIKATYNNTHIQVTDSEGKSMVRTSCGTEGFRNIKKSTPIAAQTAGISAAAKATAKGLLFVRVVIKGLGPGRLSAIKGLTMGGLEVVSITDNTPVPHNGCRPRKARRM is encoded by the exons ATGTATACATTAAACTGCACATTGATTAATTCTGTGAGTAATGTATGTCGACAGCTGACTGCATCCTTAAAAACAAACGGAAT ATGTGCAACTTCTGCGTTACAACGAACATTATCCAGCAGTGCTGTCAGGCTGCACGACACCAAAGAATATGCCACAACATCCGTTGAAAGTTCAACGTTCAG CCAGTtgcctccacttcctggtcaGGACAGTCCACTGAGATGGGCAGGGAAGTCGTTTGAGGAGTTACCCATCGCCCACATTAAAGCCACGTATAACAA CACACACATCCAGGTGACAGACAGTGAAGGAAAATCGATGGTCAGGACATCCTGTGGAACAGAAGGTTTTCGGAACATCAAGAAATCCACCCCTATTGCTGCTCAAACGGCCGGCATCTCAGCCGCTGCG AAAGCCACAGCGAagggattgttgtttgttcgcGTGGTTATCAAAGGCCTTGGTCCTGGACGCTTG TCTGCAATCAAAGGCCTCACGATGGGAGGGCTGGAGGTGGTATCGATCACTGACAACACCCCCGTGCCTCACAACGGATGTCGCCCACGCAAAGCCAGGAGGATGTGA
- the mrpl46 gene encoding 39S ribosomal protein L46, mitochondrial, with protein MNAAKKMAAPCKRMASRAVIPILSQFRRTWSKNNVFCQGFSTSFCRQTLQTRSVIEKVTSPWRLLAAVCLQRLPVISAKCSPIEQQFKEMLQQMELEKSLISDHEMRLLEDVERLRRKQAGDYDSDEEDSRGGQEIVLSQDLEDMWEQKLKNFEPAPRVRADAEKDLTSLERCMADSLLLLSEHQVGDKKLWLMPQSEWQEGETLRQTAERALASLSADFKATFLSNAPCGVYKYKLPKGARTDSLIGMKVFFFKAVLSHRAPPASTNKPFLWLKKSELEGYLKPAYMKNVERFLIDQ; from the exons ATGAACGCAGCAAAAAAGATGGCTGCGCCCTGTAAAAGGATGGCGAGTCGGGCTGTGATACCGATTCTTTCTCAATTTAGGAGGACATGGtctaaaaacaatgttttttgcCAGGGATTCAGCACATCTTTTTGCCGACAGACCTTGCAAACCAGAAGTGTAATAGAAAAAGTAACCTCTCCGTGGCGTTTACTGGCAGCTGTGTGTCTGCAAAGGCTTCCGGTCATTTCAGCGAAATGCTCCCCAATAGAGCAGCAGTTCAAGGAGATGTTGCAGCAG ATGGAGTTGGAGAAAAGTTTAATTTCTGACCATGAGATGCGGCTACTGGAAGATGTGGAAAGGCTACGTCGAAAGCAGGCAGGCGACTACGACTCAGATGAAGAAGACAGCCGTGGAGGCCAGGAAATTGTGCTGTCTCAGGATCTGGAAGACATGTGGGAACAGAAGCTGAAAAACTTTGAGCCAGCCCCACGGGTCAGGG CTGACGCGGAAAAAGACTTGACATCTTTGGAGCGCTGCATGGCCGActcgctgctcctcctgtcCGAGCACCAGGTTGGCGACAAGAAGCTGTGGCTGATGCCACAGAGCGAGTGGCAGGAAGGAGAAACCCTGCGGCAGACGGCTGAAAGAGCCCTCGCCTCCCTCTCTG ctgattTCAAGGCCACGTTCCTCAGCAACGCCCCCTGCGGGGTGTACAAGTACAAACTGCCCAAAGGTGCGCGGACAGATAGCCTGATTGGAATGAAAGTGTTCTTCTTCAAGGCTGTTCTGTCACATCGAGCCCCCCCAGCAAGCACAAACAAACCATTTCTGTGGCTGAAGAAAAGTGAATTAGAAGGCTACCTGAAACCAGCGTACATGAAGAACGTTGAACGCTTCCTCATTGATCAGTGA